The sequence TCGTTATAAATTCCGTCCTTGAACTCTTCGGATGTGGCCTTCACCGCAGCTGCAATAAAGTCATCCGTGACTGTGTAAAGGATCGGCTGACCGCCGGCAGCGATGATTTCTTTGGCCTGATCCAGCGTGATAACCTCTCCGTAGTGATTGATGTAAGAATGCGGGAGAAGCTCATTAATATGCACTGTTTCCACGCTTATCCTCTCCTTTATGGGAGGGCCGAAGCCCGTCCCTTATTCGATTTCTTCAACTTCCGTTTTCACGGGAATATCATGCAGATCGTAGATATAGACTTCAATATCCCGAAATTCATAATGGCCACGCCGGTCGGAATAATGGTTCCGCGTCCGGACAATCTTCGCCGAAGGGAACCGTGATTCAATCAGCTTAATGAGTTTGGTGCGGTTATTGTCATTGTCTATCAAGTGAGGTTCATTGCCGCGTTTATCAAATCCGATGTTCCATCCCTCTTCCTGCAATTGCTCAAGGCGGCTTTTATGCTGGGCTTTATCCGTTACAGGAGTATCCGAGAATGTTGATCCCATGTACTCGAGCATGAAGCAGAATTTCGCTTTATAGAAGCCGTATTGCGTGAGCCCAGCATCCGATACATGCCGGAAACCGTATTCTCTCCACCAATCCGAAACAATGCTTGTAAGGTGTGTAATCTGCTCTTTCAAACCATCTACAGGGCGGGCCTCCCCCATCTGATTCTCAAGTTCTCGAATCCGTTCATTGGCTTTCCGGATCTCGCGGTGACGCTCTTCCTTCTCTTTCGTTAAGACACTCTCATAACCGAGTTGTTTGGCGATTTCCCCGAAATGGCTTTCTATCAGACTAGGAAGAATGCCGGCCATCTCCTGGGACAAATCATCAGTGCTAATCCATTCATGTAGCTGCTTGGCCGCGAAGAACAGATCCTTCGTTGATTTAAGGACAACCGCCTTATCATCGGCGGTAAAAGTCACATTGGCTTCGTGGGTCATTCGTTTATCTCTCCTTATGAGGCTATGCCCGCTTAAAATAGCTGCAACTGACCGACCTCTCCGGCTGCTACCGGATTGATCCAAAGGACTTCTATTCGTGGCTTTCCCCGATCAGCTGTAGCAGCCCTCTCGTTTCTTTGCCAATGCTTCAGTCTCTCATCGTACAAAGGGTGCGAATATCCCGAAAGTAGAACCGGTCCGGGATGCGCGTCCAATGCATCCAGGAGTTTAAGGTGGGCCTCTTCGTCAGTTTCTCCTTCCTCGGCCATCTCGTGTTTGTACATTCGTGAAGCCCTCGTTTCAAGGAGATAAGGCGGGTCCGCATAAATGCATACATCTGGAAAGCGGTATCGCTCAAGCAGTTGCAAAGCTGGCTGATTTTCCAGTTGAACATCTTTTAAACGGTCGCAGCACTGAAGGATCTCGAGGGGAATTTCCCGCCACTGCTTCGGCCATATCTTGTGTGGAGCCTTGTCGTACTGGATGTTGCTGCGCCAGCCGGTGCGGTCGCTTGTCTTTGCCCCAATTGCCTGCCAGGTCCGGACCAGGAAGCGCCGGGCCTTCTCTAACGTATCCGCAGACTCTTCGTAGGAACGGTAGTATTCCTCCCGGCTGTATGGCGTCCACTGAACCATATGTGCCAGTTCATTCGGCCGATCTCTAATGACGCGGAATAGGTTCACTACGTCTCCATCCAGATCGTTTACTGTTTCAAGTGCTGACGGAGGCTTATTGAACAACACCGCCCCGCTGCCGAAGTACGGCTCTAGGTATGTTGTGTGCGGCGGCATGTGGCTGATGATCCAGTTAGCCATGCTCCATTTGCTGCCGGGGTAGTGTAATATGCGAGGGACTTTCATTGGCGTTCTCCTTTCTGGGCTTTACCCCTGTATTGGCCTTACCTCAGACCATTTACGGCCTCTGCTGCTGCATTAACCTCAGCCTGCCATCTATCCAGCGCCTCTCTCCCCGGACCGACGCTCTGTACACATGCCGGACGAATAGGACAGCGGGCGCAATTCGATTTGTAGTTTTCATTACATATTTTCTTTGTTGCTGGGCTGATCTCTGTCATAGGCTAAACTCCAGCTGCCCGGCTGCCGGCTTGTACCGCTCCAACGTGAGCTCTCGGCCAGCACCGACACACATTTCCGGCAAGTTCGACCTTACAAGCGCGGCAGCGAATGGCGGCGGAACGGCATTTCCGCAGCGGGCGACCTGTGCGCTCTTAGAATACTTCTGTCCGTCCGCGTCCACGTCGATGATGTAGTTGGCCGGGAAACCCTGTGCCGCGAACAATTCGTGCGGTTCGAGCATCCGCATGCCGATATCTACGATCTGATATTCGATGCCTTTAATCGTGACAATGCCGAATCGGTCATGCGTCATAATCGTGTGCAGCGGCTCTTTTAGTGATTGGCCGACGTCTTTAAAGTTGTATTTGATTAGGAACGCCCGAACCTCACCGAAGTGCAGTCCTCCAGCTGTAATCGTTTGAAGCGGCTCCGTAACAGGCTGACCTATATTAGTGCCTCTCATTTTTACAAGGTGACTCGTGACAAGGCCGCTCTTCCCGCCGCCCCCGGCGGTTACGGTGCCGAGTGGTGCGTCAACGGGGCTTCCGACCGACTCTCCGAAATGGCGGACGACATGCGCCGTTACCAGCGCGTTATGATCAACGGTCGTAACGGTCGGCGCTGGCTCCTGCAGGTCGGCGCCCGGACCGGTGTAATTTCCGCCGTAGTGCTTCGCCAGAAACGCAGCAACCAGCCCATAACGGTTGGAAGCATCCACTGTCAATACAGGCCTGTTGATCTCCTGCCCACGGACATTTCCTTTGGCTCCCTCGGTGTGATATTGCGTCAGGAATGGAGTTACCAGCAGATGCTCTGCCTTAGTTGTGACGGTCGTCAACGGATCATCAAGCTCGTACTGCAGCCGGTCTCCGCCGAATCCGGTCTGTCCGATTCGGGCGATGTACGGCGTCACAATCCCCCATCCGTTCTTTGCAGTCACAGTTTGCAGCGGCTCATTAAGTAGCTGCCCTCGGAACTGGTCGTATTTGTGGTTCACCTTGATCACGTAAGGGGCTATAAACGGATTCGGATTGTTAAGGATAAATTTTTGCAGGCCCCTGGCTATCCTCCGCTCGGTGTTCTCGGCCAACGGCTTCTTGCGCTCAAAGATTGAAGGGCAGGGAATGGACCAGTCAATGATCTCCGCTGCCGTCCTCCAAGGCTTTAACTTTCCGGCTTTAACCGCCTCGCTCGCAGGGTCCCCATGCGTCGGTTCCGGCCAGACGATCTGGCGTCCGTCCCGCCTTGCGACCAGGAATAGCCGCTTGCGGATTGTAGGCGCTCCGTAGTCGCAGGCACGCAGCTCACGCCACTCGACGCGATAACCTTGCCGCCGGAGGGCATTCACGAAGCTATTAAATGTCCGTCCTTTCCGGTCCGGATCAGGGTATCCATCTTTAAGCAACGGCCCCCATGTTTTGAACTCTTCCACATTTTCGAGCATGATCACCCGGGGCCGGACAGTGGCCGCCCAGCGCACCGCGACCCATGCGAGCCCGCGAATTCCCTTCTCTACCGGCTTTCCGCCCTTGGCCTTGGAAAAATGTTTGCAATCCGGGCTCAGCCAGACCAGTCCGACCGGACGACCACCGGTTACCTCCCGGGGATCAACATCCCAAACGCTCTCACAATAATGCTCCGTCTCGGGGTGATTTGCTCGGTGCATGGCAATCGCCGCTGGGTCGTGATTGATTGCAATATCCACCGAACGCCCCGTCGCCAGCTCAATGCCGGTTGAGGCGCCTCCGCCGCCGGCGAAGTTATCGACGATGATTTCCACTCCTACACCCCCACATTTTGAAATTCCTTACCTTCCGTCTCCTCAATCGTAATTGTGGCCATCCCATCCCAAGTCTCACGGATTTCCTTGGCTTTTGCCTTTACGGCAGCCGCCTGCTTCGGCTGCAGCTCTATAGCCATCGCCTCTTCGTAGTGCTGAGCTGCAGCGGCATACGCGCGAGAGTGTACGAAATTCATCCAGCTCCAAAATTTTGCGTTCGACAGCGACTTTACCCATTGGAAAGCCTTGCGGCGCTGTTGATCGTTCATCTTGGCTGCACCTCCTGATATTGAAAGGAAGCTGACGTATGCCAACCAATTGCACCGAACTCTTTTCTAAGTTCCTCCTTCAGATGATTCATTCGATCGTTCATGGATTTCAGCTTCTCGGCAGCAGCTTGATACCCACCGATCTCTTCAATACACTCCGGATGACAGACACTGTTCGGGAAGTGCTTATGATTGCAGCCGAGGAAGCGCGTTTCTATACCGCCTTCAATTTCATTGCGACACAAGGGGCAATGTGCAACCCTTCCGCGCACCTTAGCGTAATTCTCCGAGAAGGGCATCAGCATACTAAACACTGGAACCCCTTCTATGCTGGCAACTTCTTCGACCTTGCTCATTTGGGATACACCCTCCTAATCATCATTTCCCAAGCCGATCAATTCGGCTGAATATTCATAAAAGGCGCGCTCGTCGCGTCGGTCCAGTGCGTCGTCAATCTTCTGCAGGAGCTGCTGCCAGCGAAATCGCCGGATAGCCTGTTCCAGCACCGCCTCCGCGTTGGCGTCGAGTATCAACTCGTATATAGATCGCGAAATGAAGAACACGGCGTTTCCCCTCCTTTGTAAGAGAAGAAGCAGCTTACGCTGCCCCTCCGCCTCCTTGCATTTTCTTCGCCGCTCGTTTCTTGTACACGCTCCATTTGGCAGCCAATTGCCCGCGATCCATACCGTTAGATTCCGCGAGTTCCTTCCAGGTCTTATTTTCCTTCAGGCGTAATTCCAGTAGAGCGGGAAACTCAATAGGTTGGCCGTTAAATTCGATGTCATCGAACAGAGGGCGGTCTTCCAAGATAAATGCCTCCAGAGCATCTTTACTTACTTCATCCGTGGCGGCAGGGTCCGCTGGATCGGCACCGCCCGCTTCACCGCTTTCTCCCTGAACGGCTTCTCCAGAAGCTTCGCCTTCGGTTCCTTCGCCATCCTGATCATCCTCGGAGCTTCCTGCTTCACCTTCACCGTCAGCCGTCGGATCAGCACCATCCTGTTTTCCACCTTCAGAATCCGCCTTTGAATCGTCCAGACCAGGAACCGATCCTGCCGCCGTCGGTTCAACTGGGGCCTGCCCTTGCCGCCATTCGTCCCACTTTGCAGCCAGCGGAGCGATCCGTTTGCGGTATTCGTCCACCATGACAACGAATACTCCAACGCCCATATCCACATCCGCAGCGATTTTCAGATATGTTTCACCGTCAAGGAGGCGCTGCTCGATATCTTGAAAGTCATAGTCCATATCTTCGAAATTCTGTGCTAAGCCACTCAGGATAAATGCTTGGATGACCTCAAGATCGATCTGCTCTGGCTCTGCCTTTACCTCCACCTTATCCGGCGGCAATCCCAAATCCATAGAAAGCTGCTCACCTTCCGGTTTGGCTACGGACACGACCCCGCCGTTGTCGACAGTGTACTTCGTAAGCGGCTGCCCGGTTTTGGCGTTTTTCATAACCTTGTACGTGACAATTTGCGAGTCCAGGCCACCGATGACCTTCAGCTCTAGCATGCTTTGCAGCGTATTATATTGACCGTCCAACTCCTCGGCGGGAATGCTGATTGTGATTTCCGTCTCGTCGGCAGATTTAAGGTTAATCTTCTTGACCGTCCCTTTGAAATTGATATAGCTCATCGTTAAGCCACTCCCCTGATATATTTTTGGTGATAAGCCCAGCAAAGGGCCAAAGCGTCGGAAGGGTCGAACAGCCGCTGCTGCACGTCCCCTTTCTTGTACCTGCCTTTCGGGTCATCTTTTTTGTACAGGACAGGGATCGCCAGTTCGTCGTAATCCAAGTTAAACAGCATCTGCATTTCGACAGCGACCGTTTCCTTGTCAGCATTGCCTTTTCCAGTCTGCATTTTGAGCTCGGAAGGCCGGATCTCCCTGATCTGGACTCCGTGATGTAGAGCGGCTAGCGTAACCATGGAGTAGGCGCCGACGAGAGCCAAAATTACGCCTGACCCCCGAAAATGAACCGGACGTTCCAGGATGATCAGATCCGGCTGCTCTTGCTCAACCATCCGGAAAGTATCTTGGTAAATGGCATCCAACACTTCAGGCATCTTGATTTTGCTGTAGTCACGAAGACCGAACTCAATCGGCTTTCCGTTTTCCATCGTCGCCCAACCGGCGTAGTTTGTACCGTGGTCGATTCCTAGCAGTTTCATGCCTTTTACCTCCCCTCTTCCGCAGCGGCATCATGGCCGAATCCAGCACGTAAACCGTTCCGACCTCTCGACCGTTGTCGTCCCAAACGGTGAAGAAATGCCTACGCTGGAAGAACGGGTCAGGCAGCTTCCGCTTATTTTTCATTTTGCGCATCGCCCCCGCCCACTTGCCGCTCTCCGAAGGTCATCTCATACTCCGCGATGCCCTCCTGAACCTCTGCCATCTCCAGGTCGTCAAAGTCTACCAGCAGCTCATCCAGCCCGGGAACCTGGCCTGTATCCATGTACTGCCGCCGTATGTGATTGTAAACGTGCCAGTAATTCCGGCGTCCGTTCATTACGCCCACCGCCGCACATTCCGCGTCTTGCCGGAAACCCGGTGAATAATTATCAGTTCCGGCGTTTTCCCTTTGATATCCCGCTCGACTAGCCAATTGTCTGCATTCAAGCCAGCCGCCTTGATTTCATCCTTCTGGCGGCGATTTGGCCGCTTCCCTTGTTTCATGCCCGTTTCTCCTCCTTCACGCCCATTTGCGCTTGTCCATATTTTTCACGTCACCAGACGGCGGCGCCGGTTCGTTATGTGAACGCTCGTAATTAACGAACTTGTTAAACTGCTTGAGGAACACCAGCTCCACCGTTCCTACTGGACCATTCCGCTGCTTGGCTATAATGACCTCAATGATGTTCTTCTTCTCGGCCTCCTGGTTGTAGTAATCATCGCGGTACAGGAAGGCGACAATG is a genomic window of Paenibacillus durus ATCC 35681 containing:
- a CDS encoding DNA adenine methylase; its protein translation is MKVPRILHYPGSKWSMANWIISHMPPHTTYLEPYFGSGAVLFNKPPSALETVNDLDGDVVNLFRVIRDRPNELAHMVQWTPYSREEYYRSYEESADTLEKARRFLVRTWQAIGAKTSDRTGWRSNIQYDKAPHKIWPKQWREIPLEILQCCDRLKDVQLENQPALQLLERYRFPDVCIYADPPYLLETRASRMYKHEMAEEGETDEEAHLKLLDALDAHPGPVLLSGYSHPLYDERLKHWQRNERAATADRGKPRIEVLWINPVAAGEVGQLQLF
- a CDS encoding IDEAL domain-containing protein; the protein is MFFISRSIYELILDANAEAVLEQAIRRFRWQQLLQKIDDALDRRDERAFYEYSAELIGLGNDD
- a CDS encoding crossover junction endodeoxyribonuclease RuvC, encoding MKLLGIDHGTNYAGWATMENGKPIEFGLRDYSKIKMPEVLDAIYQDTFRMVEQEQPDLIILERPVHFRGSGVILALVGAYSMVTLAALHHGVQIREIRPSELKMQTGKGNADKETVAVEMQMLFNLDYDELAIPVLYKKDDPKGRYKKGDVQQRLFDPSDALALCWAYHQKYIRGVA
- a CDS encoding DUF6906 family protein, with the protein product MKQGKRPNRRQKDEIKAAGLNADNWLVERDIKGKTPELIIIHRVSGKTRNVRRWA